A genomic stretch from Streptococcus oralis includes:
- the uvrB gene encoding excinuclease ABC subunit UvrB, producing the protein MINRITDNKFKLVSKYEPSGDQPQAIEQLVDNIEGGEKAQILMGATGTGKTYTMSQVIAKVNKPTLVIAHNKTLAGQLYGEFKEFFPENAVEYFVSYYDYYQPEAYVPSSDTYIEKDSSVNDEIDKLRHSATSALLERNDVIVVASVSCIYGLGSPKEYADSVVSLRPGLEISRDKLLNDLVDIQFERNDIDFQRGRFRVRGDVVEIFPASRDEHAFRVEFFGDEIDRIREVEALTGQVLGEVDHLAIFPATHFVTNDEHMEVAIAKIQAELEEQLAVFEKEGKLLEAQRLKQRTEYDIEMLREMGYTNGVENYSRHMDGRSEGEPPYTLLDFFPDDFLIMIDESHMTMGQIKGMYNGDRSRKEMLVNYGFRLPSALDNRPLRREEFESHVHQIVYVSATPGDYEMEQTDTVIEQIIRPTGLLDPEVEVRSTMGQIDDLLGEINARVEKNERTFITTLTKKMAEDLTDYFKEMGIKVKYMHSDIKTLERTEIIRDLRLGVFDVLVGINLLREGIDVPEVSLVAILDADKEGFLRNERGLIQTIGRAARNSEGHVIMYADTMTQSMQRAIDETARRRKIQMVYNEEHGIVPQTIKKEIRDLIAVTKAVAKEEDKEVDINSLNKQERKELVKKLEKQMQEAVEVLDFELAAQIRDMMLEVKALD; encoded by the coding sequence ATGATCAATCGGATTACAGATAATAAATTTAAACTAGTATCAAAATATGAACCTTCAGGAGATCAACCACAAGCAATCGAGCAGTTGGTCGATAATATCGAGGGTGGAGAGAAGGCTCAAATCCTCATGGGGGCGACTGGTACAGGGAAGACCTATACCATGAGTCAGGTCATTGCTAAAGTTAATAAACCAACTTTAGTCATTGCCCATAACAAAACCCTAGCTGGTCAGCTCTATGGGGAGTTTAAGGAATTTTTCCCTGAAAATGCTGTTGAGTACTTTGTGTCTTATTATGATTATTATCAACCCGAGGCCTATGTCCCTTCAAGCGATACCTATATAGAGAAGGATAGCTCGGTCAATGATGAGATTGACAAGCTTCGACACTCTGCGACTTCAGCACTTCTGGAGCGCAATGATGTCATCGTTGTGGCTTCTGTCTCTTGTATCTATGGTCTGGGTTCGCCAAAGGAATATGCTGACAGTGTGGTGAGTCTCCGTCCAGGTCTTGAAATTTCTCGTGATAAACTCTTGAATGACTTGGTTGATATTCAGTTTGAACGCAATGATATTGATTTCCAACGGGGAAGATTTCGCGTTCGTGGGGATGTGGTGGAGATTTTCCCAGCTTCCCGTGATGAACATGCCTTTCGTGTTGAGTTTTTCGGGGATGAGATTGACCGTATCCGTGAAGTTGAGGCTTTGACAGGTCAGGTATTGGGAGAAGTGGATCATTTGGCGATTTTCCCAGCCACTCACTTTGTGACCAATGATGAGCACATGGAGGTTGCTATTGCCAAGATTCAAGCGGAGTTGGAGGAGCAGTTAGCTGTCTTTGAGAAGGAAGGCAAACTGCTGGAGGCCCAACGTTTGAAACAGCGAACAGAGTATGATATCGAGATGCTGCGTGAGATGGGTTATACAAATGGGGTTGAGAATTACTCTCGTCACATGGATGGTCGTAGTGAAGGAGAGCCTCCTTATACGCTTCTTGACTTCTTCCCAGATGATTTCTTGATTATGATTGATGAAAGTCACATGACCATGGGGCAAATCAAGGGCATGTACAATGGAGACCGTTCTCGTAAGGAAATGTTGGTGAATTATGGTTTCCGTCTGCCGTCTGCCCTAGACAATCGTCCCCTTCGTCGTGAAGAGTTTGAAAGTCATGTTCATCAGATTGTCTACGTTTCAGCGACTCCTGGTGATTATGAGATGGAACAAACTGATACCGTGATTGAACAAATCATCCGTCCGACAGGTCTTTTGGATCCGGAAGTTGAAGTCCGTTCAACTATGGGACAAATCGATGACCTCTTAGGTGAAATCAATGCCCGTGTTGAAAAGAATGAGCGTACCTTTATTACAACCTTGACCAAGAAAATGGCAGAAGATTTGACCGACTACTTCAAAGAAATGGGCATCAAGGTCAAGTATATGCACTCGGACATCAAGACCTTGGAGCGGACGGAGATTATCCGTGACCTGCGCTTGGGTGTCTTTGATGTCTTGGTCGGAATCAACCTGCTCCGTGAAGGGATTGACGTTCCTGAAGTAAGCTTGGTTGCTATTCTCGATGCTGACAAGGAAGGTTTCCTTCGTAACGAACGCGGCCTCATCCAGACCATTGGTCGTGCAGCTCGTAATAGCGAAGGGCATGTTATCATGTATGCTGACACGATGACTCAGTCTATGCAACGTGCTATCGATGAAACGGCCCGCCGTCGGAAAATTCAGATGGTTTATAATGAAGAGCATGGTATCGTTCCACAAACCATTAAGAAAGAAATCCGTGACCTAATCGCCGTAACCAAGGCAGTTGCCAAGGAAGAGGACAAGGAAGTCGATATCAATAGCCTCAACAAACAAGAGCGCAAGGAACTCGTCAAAAAACTCGAAAAACAAATGCAAGAAGCCGTCGAAGTGCTTGATTTTGAACTCGCTGCTCAGATCCGCGATATGATGCTGGAAGTCAAGGCGTTGGATTAG